The Homo sapiens chromosome 6 genomic scaffold, GRCh38.p14 alternate locus group ALT_REF_LOCI_2 HSCHR6_MHC_COX_CTG1 genomic interval GACACTTACCAGCCCAGCCCAGTGCCTTGAAGAgcccaagcagaagaaaggcagACAGGAAAAGGCCTACGCTGTCCTCAAGGGAGGGCCCTGAAAGACCTGGCAGGCAGAAGGGGTGAGAGTGAGCTCCTGTCTTCCTGGGTGCTGGCTCAGATTCCGCAGAGCTCCCAGCTCTTACCTGCTACCTCCAGGGTGACCTCAGCGCTGCGCCCCGAGGCAGGCAGGCTGGGATGGTGAATTCGACAGGCATAGCGTGCCCCATGCTGCTCAGTGGTGACTGGGGGCGGCTGCAAGTGCCCAGAGAGGCTGACAGAGCCATCGGAATGGTGGCGCAGGGCCGAGAGCCACCTCTGCCCCTCGGCCTTCTGAGAGCGGCCCCCTGGGCCACCCCGGAGTTCCCACTCCACCTCCAGGCCCCCAGAAGGGTAGAAGTGGGACACAAGGCAGAGCAATTCCGGGGGTGCCTCCCCTGGGGCGGCCCGTGCAAGGGTTGCTGGCATCAGGGACACTTTGGGGGGTTCTGGGGAAAGAGGACGAAATGAGCATAGGGAAATCAGTCCATACTGTCCTCCCTAAGAGACCCTCAGTTTGCCTGCTGGCTTCCTCAGAACTAAAGAAGGTTAGGTTTCTTCTCCTGAAATAGGGTACCCACTGTCTCTCCATTGGTGCGTCACAGAAATACCCATGTCAAAGCCCCTCAAATTTCCAGGAAACTTCTAGCCTCCCATTACCCCTCTAACTCCCAGGAACCTCTTTCTATCTCTACTTACTTGCCCAGGCACCCTCTTATCCATCATCCCTCCCCCTATTACGGTCACCACAATCCAGTGCCCACCCTCTACCCCTGGAGACCTCTGTCCCCCAACTCACTGTACACAGCAAGCTCCAGGGTGACCTGTCCTTGCAGGTATGGCAGGTGTATGGTGGCCAGATAGGTGCCCTCCTGAAAGGGTTGAACTCTAGGCAGCCAGAAGGTCCCATTTCCGGTCCATGGGCCCCATGGCTCATCATCATCCCAAGCAGCAAATGCCACGGCCCCTTCTTGGGCTGCTGGCATCTGGCCAttcagcccaggagttgcagCCAGGAGCAGATGTCCCTTACCCAGGTGCTGGCGTCGCCACTCTAGCCCAAAGGGAGGGGGACCCGGAGCCAGAGATGAGGCGGCCTCGGAGGTGGGGGGCATGTAGGCAAAGCTCAAGTCCAGCAGAGCATCTTGTCCCAGTCTCACTCGAGGGGCAGGGGTGTGGGTGAGGACAGTCAGTACCACTGAGGAAGACAGGGAGATGAGGGGTTGGGAGGGgcatgagggagagaaagaaggagaaaaaaatagagaaatgcagTTATTGGGGAGGGCTAAACTGCAGTTTACCCACCCCTCAGAGGACACCTTTTCTGATACTCACCATTTCCTAGCCCTCCCTGCAAACTCCTTTTGCTCTGCGACTGGGTGGCACCTAGTGTGGCTGAGGGTGAGCAGAGAGGTCTAGGGGTGGTGAGTAGGGGCAATGAGGGGGTATGGCCTTTGAAGCCTACTCTGAACACATAGCACACTCTAGCTCGGGGGACTGCAGAATCCGAGGCCACTTCTGACACAACCTGAACCACTCTATCTCCAAGCACCACCCTTGAGGAACCAGGCCTTTCTTGATTACAGGCGAAGACAATGATTGAGCCATGACTGTCAGTCTTGTGGTGCTGTACAGAATATTTACTGACTCTAGAAGGTTCCAGCTCTAGCCTAGACCTGAGCACAGACCTCTATGCTCTACTGAAGCAGTACAGTGCAGTGGCTAAGTGCCTGGAGCCTGGCTGACCGGGTTCAAATCCCCTCTGCAGCTTATTTATATGGCCTTGGGCCACTTCCTTTTTCCATGGCTCAGCTTCCTaatctctaaaattaaaagttgatgataataatagtacctacttcatgaGGTTGTTGTGATGGTTAAATCATTAATACCTCTTGCTACTCAAGTCTATTCAGTTCCCAATTTTAGATAACAGAGACACCTACCCATGAAGGGTGCTTACAACACTGTCTGGAACACAGTAAGTCTACACGTGTTTGCTATAGTTACACCTAACTTAGCATACCCCAAGTCAACAGCATCTCTGCAACATTCCCCACCCTGCTCCAATGCCCATCTTCCCTGTCTTTGATGAATGATCACCAAGCCCGCCAGACACTAAAAGCAAACCCTTGGAGTTACTcagactcatttattcattcagcaactaTTGAGCACTGAAGATGTTCAAGGTATCCTGGTAGAAGACAGAATGGTGAACAAGACAAGCAGTCCCTGCTCTCAAATTGCCTATAGTCCAATGACAGACAAGCAAATTGTCAAAAATAATGTGCTATGTGCTATCCCCACCAGGACCTAACAGATCTCACATCTGTTTCCAATTTAGGTTCTCATCAATGTACGTTTAGACAATTACAACAGCCCTCCTGTCTGGTCTCCCTATTCTCAGTCTCTCCTTCAACTCCTTCTTCACACTGTAGCCAAACAAAGTGACTACAAGTCTGATCCCATCACCTACCTGTTTAAAAATCCCAAATatgggccagacgcagtggttcatgcctataatcccagcactttgggaggccgaggcgggtggatcacctgagttcgggagtttgaaaccagcctgaccaacatggtgaaaccccgtctctactaaaaatacaaaattagcctggtgtggtggcacatgcctgtaatcccagctactcgggagaccgaggcagtagaattgcttgaacccgggaagcagaggttgcggtgagccgagattgtgccattgcactccagcctgggcaataagagggaaaccccgtttcaaaaaaaaaaaaaaaaatcccaaatacggccaggcgtggtggctcacacctgtaatcccaacactttggtagcctgaggcgggtggattacctgaggtcaggagttcaagaccagcctggccaacatggcaaaaccctgtctctactaaaaatacaaaaattagccaggtgtgggggcaggcacctgtagtcctagctacttgggaggctgaggcagaagaatcacttgaacctgggaggtagaggttgccgtaagccgaaatcatgccactacactccagcctgggcaacagagtgagactccgtctcaaaactaaataaataaataaaataaaaatcccaaataCCTAGGAAGTCAGCTGATAAAGGCATAGGCTGAAGCTATATGGCCTGGGTTCAATTTCTagccctgcttcttttttttttttttttttttttgagatagagttttgctcgtcacctaggctagagtatagtggtgtgatcttggctcactgcaacctctgcctcccaggttcaagtgagtctcctgcctcagcctcctgagtagctgggattacaggcgtccacaaccgtgcccagctaatttttgtatttttggtagagatggggtttcaccatgttgcccaggctggtcttgaactcccgacctcaggtgatccgcctgctttggtctcccaaagtgctgggattacaggcatgagccaccacgcctggcctctagCTCTGCTTCTTACAcactgtgtgtccttgggcaaattatttaactggTTTGTGTCCTATATTTATCCATATGCAATACAGGGATAATATTAAAACCTACAACCTATGGTTGTTGAGAGgaataagtgagattatgcatataaagtgcttagaacagggcctggcatatagaaaatacttgataaatgttagctgttactaTTTTCATTACCTTCATCACTATCATGGACTTGCTGGTTAACTTGGAAAAATCATTTAACCTGTATTTTCCTCACTAGTCCAAAGATCTGACCTTTGCCtatcttttaaaagaatcaagtaaAATAACAGGCTTtttccgggcatggtggctaacacatgtaatcccagcactttgggaggctgaggcgggtggattacctgaggtcaggagttcgagagcagcctggccaacatggtgaaaccccatctctactaaaaatacaaaaaaaaaaaaattagcggggcgtggttgtgggtgcctgtgatcccatcaacttgggaggctgaggcaggagaattgcttgaacccaggaggcagaggttgcagtgagccaagatcaccccattgcactccagcatgggtgacaagagtgaaactccgtctcaaaaaataaatatgtacataataaaaACAGGCTTTTTAGAATAACACGCCCTCCAAAAGAACTTCTGATGGTTCGCTCTCACCTACAGAACAAAGCCCAGCTTTCAAGGTATTTGAACATTCAGCCCCTAACCCACCCTTCCAGGCTTCTCCTGCACCCTACAAACCAGCCACATAGAACCCCTTTCTTGTGCCTAGTAGAAGTGGTCATCATTGGTCATCTCTTTGCTTTGGTCATGAGGTCCCTTCAGTTTACATTGtctttcccattttctcccaAACATctatcaagcttgtccaacctccAGCCCAGGGACCACATGCAGCCAAGGACGGCTTGGAAtacagcccaacacaaattcataaactttcttaaaacattatgagattttttcacattttttttttttagcttatcagCCATCGTTAGTGTTCGTATATTTTATgcatggcccaagacaattcttctcccagtgtggctcagggaagccaaaagattggagaCCCCTGATCTAAATACTCCATGTACATGAAGGTCACTTTCACTGCTGTTTCTTCCCAGAAATGTCTAGGTCCTTCAGGTAGAAgtaatctttttcttcttgtaattatttttatgttctttttaatcCTAGCTTCTGAGGCCTATAAGGTTAAACTGTTCTCATCTTCATGGAATTGTTCAGTAGAGTAAAAACAGTATGCAATTTCACTTAGTTTGTCAAAATCCAGAAACATACTTttgaattgttaaaaaaaaaaaaaagatccacaggctgggcacagtggctcacgcctgtaatcccagcactttgggaggccgaggccggtggatcacctgaggttgggagtttgagaccagactggagaaaccccgtctctactaaaaatacagaattatccgggcatggtggcacacgcctgtaatcacagctgcttgggaagctgaggcaggagaatcacttgaacctgggaggcggaggttgtggtgagccgagatcatgccattgccctccagactgggcaacaagagcaaaacttgatctcaaaaaaaaaaaatccatagaattaataaacaaaacctggctgggcagggtggctcagacttgtaatcccagtaccttgggaggctgaggtgggaggatcacttgaacccagcagtttgagaccagcctgggcaacatagcaagaccccatctctatttaaaagaaaaaatttaaaaaaataataaacaagacCTAAAGGTTTTAcagtttaactctttttttttttttttttttttttttggagacagggtctcactctgtcacccatcaAAGGTGCAATCCTCCCaacacagcctcccgagtagctgggaccataggtacaTGCCACGAcacccaaccttttttttttttttttttttttgagacagtttcacgcttgttgcccaggctggagtgcagtggcatgatcttggctcactgcaacctccgcctcccaggttcaagcaattctcttgcctcagccttccgagtagctgggattacaggcatgcaccaccatgcctggctaattttgtatttttagtacagacggggtttctccatgttggtcaggctggtcttgaactttcgacctcaggtgatctgcccacctcggcctcccaaagtgctgggattacaggcatgagccactgcgcccagcatttttttaatttttagtagagacaaggtctggttatgttgcccaggctggtcttgaactcctgagtgcaaatgatcctcccacctagacctcccaaagtgctggaagtacaggcgtgagtcacctcaCCTGActccataatattttaaaagaatggtgAGAATTAAACACTATACACACAAAGTATATTAAGAAAGtataggcctggcgtggtggctcacgcctgtaatcccagcaatttgggaggctgaggtgggtggatcacctgaggtcaggagttcaagaccagcctggctaacatgaccaaaccctgtctccactaaaaatacaaaaattagctgggcctggtggtgggcgcctgtagtctcagctacttgggaggctgagacaggagaattacttgaactcaggaggcagaagttgaaatgagcagagatcacaccattgcactccagcctgggcaacagggtgagactctgtctcaaaaaaaaaaaaaaaaaaaaaaagtatatttgggGCCAGGcagctcacacgtgtaatcccagcagtttcggaggccaaggtgggcagatcaattgagcccaggagtccaagaccagcctgggcaacctgacaaaaacccatctccacaaaaaaaatacaaaaattagctgggcatggtggcacatgcctgtggtctcagctactcaggagactgaggcacgaggatcacttgagccacggaggtggaggttgcagtgagctgagatcatgccactgctctccagcctgcactgcactccagcctgggcgacagagggagaccctgtctcaaataaataaataaataagcatatttgtcaataaacatttaaaaatatttgataagacAAGTATAAATGTATATTAGCAAAATCATGAATGATCTTGGACCCTGGAgagatttcatttctaattttacatCAGTACAacagctttcattttcttaaatccCTGATCAAGCAGAAATGCTTGAAAAGAAAGAGCAcagcaggccaggcgtggtggctcatgcctgtaatcccagcactttggaaggccaaggtgggtggatcaccttaggtcaggagttcaagaccatcctggccaacatggtgaaacctgtctccaataaaaatacaaaaattaggtgggcgtggtggcacaagcctgtaatcccagctactggggaggctaaggcacaagaattgcttgaacatgggagacggaggttgcagtgagccaagatcatgccactgcaactgcactctagcctgggcaataagagggagactccgtctcaaaaataaataaataaataaatagcaggcaggcgcagtggctcacgcttgtaatcccagcacttcgggaggcgaggtgggaggatcacctgaagttgggagttcgagaccagccttaccaacatggagaaacctcatctctactaaaaatacaaaattagctgggtgtggtggcaggcacctgtaatcccagctactcgggaggctgaggcaggagaattgcttgaaccagggaggcggaggttccggTGAGcgtgagatcacgccattgcactccagcctgggcaacaagagcaaaactctgtctcaaaaataaataaataaataaaataaaaataaataaatagcacagCACCTTGCTTTGACCCCAGTTGTTTGTGAAATACAGACAATCTTACCACCCGGGCACTTCCAGGGCTCCCTGTCTGCATGTCCTTCACTTTCTACTTTACATTAGGATTATCCGTGGCAAATACGCCCAGAACCTCCTGGAGAGCAGAGTCTACATCAGATCATCTTTGTGACCCTTAAGGGCACCCAGGGccaccccagagattctgatttaatcgGCCAAGCTAAGCATGGGATTGAATCAGGTTTCAGTATATTTTAGAAACCTCCAACAGTGTGGACTGAGAACTGCTGAGTCCTAACTCATTCTTGGTgctaaaaagtatttattgaatcaaTGGATAAATTAACACAGTGCCATCTCTTGATAGTCACAACAAGAAAAGCAGCTGGGAAATAGtatccacattttacagttgGAAAAACAAACTCAGAAAGCAAAGACCATTCTCATCATCACCTCGGTGGAGCCAGTAGCCCTAGGAAATATTCCACCCCACCAGAGAGAGCTACTGTCTACACAAGAGCAGTGTTCCTCAGCTTCTGCCAGGGTGGGGGCTTGAGACTAAGAATGGAGGTATAGGCAGAGGTGAGGGTTTCAGCGTGGGTTTCAAGTCTGTCTCCCTGGTTCTGTGGGTAATTCTCAGgagggtggagggaagggagggtgCAGGGATTGGTTGGGGTTGCCCTGTCCATCGGGCTGTGTCGCTGACATAAAATCCAGATAGAAAAGCTAAGAACTCTACCGGTATTCTACCCCGGAATACCCCGCCTCCGCTGCCAGGAGGGAGAGCTCCCAGATATCCAGGTCAGACTCTCCTCATTCTTGAATTATCTGCACAGTCCCTCCCACGTCTCAGCCTAGAAAAGCTTCTGACTCCTGGGCCTCAAACTGCAATGCACCTTTCAGTGCAATAGGAGCTATCCAATCTCCAGCCGCGTCCATCCGCCCACTCGAGCCCACCTGTTTGCGGACCACAGAGCGGCAGCACATCCCTACACGGGGCTGTCAGGCAAGGTCAACGCGCTAGAGTGCAAGAGCCTTTGCTTTGAGGATTGCCGCAGCGCCGGGTGTGGGCGCAGGTGGGGATAGAGTGCTGGGTTTTGAAAGAGTGACCCGCAAAGCTGAGGGTGCAGAGCAAGACACAGATCTGGGAAGAGCAGAGAAAAAACGCTGCTGCTTCTGAACCCCTCCCACCTCGCATCACCTGACAAGTCTCTCAAGGTCTGGTGTCGGGAAACCCCACCTCTTCAAAGCCCCGCCCTTCGAAACACCAGAAAGTAACCCCCCTGCCCGGCCCTGCTTTCCCCCTACCCCCTGCCaagctgcagttttttttttgtttttttttttaactgggtgAGGGCTAGAAGGAGCGGTAGAGATTGATTCATTCTAGCCAAACCACCTCTcttaacaaaaaaaggaaactgaaccCCGATTGGCGAAATGTCTTGCTCAAGTCCATAAAGCGAGACCACCGGCTGATCTGGACCCTTAGAATCTACCCACCcttctccacctcccctccccagctaCCTGTTGCCATGGTGATGAGAACAGGCTCCTGCTGAGGCTCTGGCTGTGGTCGCAAGaggctggagaggctgaggaCTGGGCTGGATATGCTGACCATCAGCCAAGCCCCATCCAGGGCCCGCGGGCAGTTCTGCGCGGGGGTCAGGCCGCTGGCCCATTTCGCAGAGGCGGGGAGAGGCACGAAGCGGCTCATCTCGCAGTGTGGTGCGGGGGCGCCCCGGGGATACCGCCTGAAGGCAGCCTGGAGGGCGCCCGCGGGGTCTGAGTGTAGAGAAGGAAGTTGCAGCTGTAGAGTCACCGCCGGGAAAGGGGCTGGAAGGGCAGCGTTCGGGGAACTTCAAATGCACAGACTACCCCGTAGTGAGACTCACTTTACAAAGGGGAAGCTGAGGCCTGAGGTCACTGCCGGATCTAAAGAGGAGGGGGTTTCGGTGGAGGCGACAGAGGTAGGGGGGCGGCGAGTCCCTAGAGACTCACCGTGTACACTGAGATAGAGCTCAGGGTCGAGGTCCGGCCGGGGCGGCGGTTCCCCCGGTCCCTGGCGCAACAGCAGTGCACCGGGTCTCTTGGCCAGGCCCTTTCCGCTCGCATCCTCCACGAACCAACACTCGATCACCGCGGGTCCTGCTGAGACGGCGGTCGCCAGGCCTGGCGTATAGGGACGCGAGTGAGGAGCGGTTTGTATGTCTGGTGAcctgccccactcccaccctggcATCGGCTCCAGTGGGGCCACCTCCCTCCGCTTCCCTCTAGTTCTTGGGCGATGAGTCGCGGGGTTCGCTCACCCAAAGCCACAGCGAGGAGCAGAGACAGGGACTTCATGGCGCTGCGACCTCCTCAGCCATttagcctcctcttcctcctttcactTTCACTTTCCTCCAAAGGGCGGCATGAGGGGCGGTGGAAATCCCCGCTCTGGTTAGGTGAAGGTGCCTGGGGGACCGGTGTTTCCCCACTGGCCAGGCAGGGACCCGGGTAGATCCTCTCCAGTTCTCACCAGGATACCCCAGCCTTACCGCGCCCTCCTGGACTACCCAGCAGCCCCGAGTTCGagccctccccaaccccaggccctcccccgccccccaactCCTGTGTGTGCTCTCCAACATCCACTTGCCCGAAAACCATTACTCCGGCTTCCCCCTATCTGTGCCGCGTCCCCAGCAAACACACGGGTTGTCGGGAAGCCAAGTAAAtgaccaataaatattttaatcactgttaaaaaaaataaaaaccttgtaCTCCTACGACTTACTCCCTCCTTGTCTCCACCCACTCCTCCATGAGAACCGAGTTGGGAATTTCCACGGGAAGTCGGGGGTGGCGGGGAGAGACAGGGTAGAAATAAAGAGCGCATCCTTGAGAGGGGGTAGGTTCTAGGACAAGGGTGGGGCTCAAAGGCCTTGTCTCCACGACAACACAAACACAGACTTCAGGCACAGACTACAACCACCTGACCCCTGACCCTGTGACTGCAGGATGTTCAACAcgccccctctccctccctccatgtgCAATCTACTCTGTGGAGCAGGGGCTTCAGTGTACCCAtcagagggaaaggaagggttTAGTTCTGGAAATACCTTGGGGGGGAGGGGTTGAGTAGTAGAATGGGCGGGTGATGGTGAAACTGTGGTTCCCCTTCCAGAATATATACAAGTCCACAGAGATAAAGGAAGACAGTAAGTGTGGTGGGAGATCACCCGGGGGCCACAGCGCCCTTGCATCGTGCTCCTTATTCCCTTTCCCGAAAGCTACCCCACCCCAGTAGCCTGCCCCTTCAGTTTGCTCCTCCACCTCCACCGAAGCCCATCTCCACCTTGTGGACTCTGGGTGGGGACCAGACACGTCTGCTGGACGGGGGCGTGGCCGCACTCGCTTCGTCGCCGCTGCCCCCGCCCACTCCGGGAGACTCTCTCTTGGACGGCAAGGATGGCCCCGTGGGAGTCCCAGGCCCAGGTACGGCCCCGACCCCGCCCAGGCGGTGCCGGCGCTCACAGTGTCCTCGGTGGCGCATGAAGCTGTCTCGCCACATGAACTTCTTGGCGCAGACTCCGCACTCGTAGGGCTTGAGACCTGTGTGCGTCTTCATGTGCTCAGTCAGATGGTGCTTCATCTTGAACTTTTTGTTGCACACGGGGCAGTCAAACGGCCGCAGATTGAGGTGCATGTTCACGTGCCGGTCCCGCATGCTCTTGTGGGAGAAGGCCTTCCCACAATGGCACAGAAAGATCTTATTCCCGTCCCCACTGCCAGTCCCTCCAGGGACCCCACCAACGCTACCCGGCACACCCAGGCTCCCCACCGACGTGCCCCCCACGGTCACTGCCCCGTGTTCTGCTTGGTTCCCTGGTGGTTGGCCAGGAGCCTgtgaggatgaggatgaagacgACGACGGGAAGACCAGGATCTGGTTGCCCTGCATGTCCAAGGGAAGGAGCGGtcgaggagggtgggagggggcataGGAAGAGGGAGTTGGCCCCCCTGAGTCATCAAGACCTGCCACAGGACCCCCACCCTCATATGGGCCAAAGTCATTGGAGGACTCACAGAAGTTGACCTGCTCCTCCCCCTTGTCTGGGGGCTCACTCAGGGTACGGACATCACTTATGCTGAGGGTAGCCTCAGGCCCTCCCCCCACTGGAACCCTGGAGCTACCCCCTagttcttcatcttcatcatcctCACAGGTCAACACCagatcttcctcctcctcttcctcctccagatCTGGGTCTTGGGGAACCAGGGGTGCTGGCGCTGGGCAATTACCACCTCGCTTCACGTATACCCAGTGTTTCTGTGGCATGATGCTAGGGGGTGTGTAGGTGGGTCTCCGGAGCCCAGCCCCAGGAACCACTGCCCCCCTCCCATCCCCACCATCATCGCACAGCTCATCTGCCTCCAGCAGCAGCTTTCCAGATGTGGCCCCTCCACTGCCAACGACAGGGGCTGGGAATACAGGGCCACCTCCTCGACGCTCCCCACTGCCCACTGCAGAAGCTGCAAATGCCTCTTGGGAGGAAGATGAGAAATCAGTGGACTCCCTGGGGCTGAAGTAGTTGCTGCTGCTGGGAGATTGATTCTCACTGGCCCGGCTGGAGGCATGGGAGCGCGCAGAGCCCATGGTAGCAGGGGCCACAGTGCCCCCACTCCCGGATGGCACCCCAGCACCAGGGACAGTGACAGAGGTGGCTGCAGcagtagtgatggtggtggtagctGAGGCCCGGCCTTCTCGGAGTAGTTCAGTGCACTTGTCCACAATGTGCCACATTTGGAGCACAGACCCCACTGTAAGGAAGTTGACAATGTCAGCAGCAGCCATGCTGAGGCGGCCAGTGTAAGCGGAGGCTAGGACAGTCTCAAAGGCGCCTGGGTCCATGACACTGGGCAGCGAGATGGAGGTCATGCCTTTGAGTAGGACCTGATCATGGAAGTAAGGGGAGGAGGCAGCCAGGACAGCCCGATGAGCCCGGAACTCCCGGCCCTGCACTCTGATAGATACATCGCAGAGCTGGCCCTGCAGACGCTGCTGATTGAGGGACTCCAAGAGGGCACTGGTCACCTCAGGGAAGGACACATGTACCACTGCAGCTGCTGGCAGGGGTAGTGGGGGCGGAGCCAGCGACAGCGGCAGGGGAAGTGCTGCCCcactgggagacagaggagatGGCTCCATGTTGTGGAGGGAGGGGATACCCCCCCAGCCACAGGAACAAAGAAAGGAGGAGGGCGGCCGGGGGGGtctctgggaagaaaaagagaaaagaataatgaTAACATCTCATAACGACACAGCCCGTTACAACTCAAAAATATGTTCACGCTCATTATCTGTGTAACTCCCCACAACAGTGAGGTAGGTATTCCTCTCaaccccatttgacagatgaggaaactaaagctcagaaagattaagagattatccaaggtcacacagcaagtggcAGCGCCAGCAAACACAGGTATCTGACAAATCTTGTGCCCTTTCCTTGGAGGTTAGAGAAATAAGGTGCTCTTAGGGGCTGGAGTGGCTTCCTTCGGAATTATACCCTATTTCCGACTTACCTGAGAGCCTGACATTCCAAAATCTACCTTTTTGGTGTTTTGCACCCACTTTTTGGGAGGGGGCAGGGCAGCTCTGCTACTGAAAACCAACGC includes:
- the TAPBP gene encoding tapasin isoform X2 produces the protein MKSLSLLLAVALGLATAVSAGPAVIECWFVEDASGKGLAKRPGALLLRQGPGEPPPRPDLDPELYLSVHVVLTVLTHTPAPRVRLGQDALLDLSFAYMPPTSEAASSLAPGPPPFGLEWRRQHLGKGHLLLAATPGLNGQMPAAQEGAVAFAAWDDDEPWGPWTGNGTFWLPRVQPFQEGTYLATIHLPYLQGQVTLELAVYKPPKVSLMPATLARAAPGEAPPELLCLVSHFYPSGGLEVEWELRGGPGGRSQKAEGQRWLSALRHHSDGSVSLSGHLQPPPVTTEQHGARYACRIHHPSLPASGRSAEVTLEVAGLSGPSLEDSVGLFLSAFLLLGLFKALGWAESRVRALTAILWKPPSSLAQASVVAP
- the TAPBP gene encoding tapasin isoform 2 precursor (isoform 2 precursor is encoded by transcript variant 2; The RefSeq protein has 1 substitution compared to this genomic sequence), with amino-acid sequence MKSLSLLLAVALGLATAVSAGPAVIECWFVEDASGKGLAKRPGALLLRQGPGEPPPRPDLDPELYLSVHDPAGALQAAFRRYPRGAPAPHCEMSRFVPLPASAKWASGLTPAQNCPRALDGAWLMVSISSPVLSLSSLLRPQPEPQQEPVLITMATVVLTVLTHTPAPRVRLGQDALLDLSFAYMPPTSEAASSLAPGPPPFGLEWRRQHLGKGHLLLAATPGLNGQMPAAQEGAVAFAAWDDDEPWGPWTGNGTFWLPTVQPFQEGTYLATIHLPYLQGQVTLELAVYKPPKVSLMPATLARAAPGEAPPELLCLVSHFYPSGGLEVEWELRGGPGGRSQKAEGQRWLSALRHHSDGSVSLSGHLQPPPVTTEQHGARYACRIHHPSLPASGRSAEVTLEVAGLSGPSLEDSVGLFLSAFLLLGLFKALGWAAVYLSTCKDSKKVQCSTSLYLSLVTLSPHPISKPMEGGCWCGRQNLGLEFTLIWVKTWHYILTVGLFEHAT
- the TAPBP gene encoding tapasin isoform 4 precursor (isoform 4 precursor is encoded by transcript variant 4; The RefSeq protein has 1 substitution compared to this genomic sequence), translated to MKSLSLLLAVALGLATAVSAGPAVIECWFVEDASGKGLAKRPGALLLRQGPGEPPPRPDLDPELYLSVHDPAGALQAAFRRYPRGAPAPHCEMSRFVPLPASAKWASGLTPAQNCPRALDGAWLMVSISSPVLSLSSLLRPQPEPQQEPVLITMATVVLTVLTHTPAPRVRLGQDALLDLSFAYMPPTSEAASSLAPGPPPFGLEWRRQHLGKGHLLLAATPGLNGQMPAAQEGAVAFAAWDDDEPWGPWTGNGTFWLPTVQPFQEGTYLATIHLPYLQGQVTLELAVYKPPKVSLMPATLARAAPGEAPPELLCLVSHFYPSGGLEVEWELRGGPGGRSQKAEGQRWLSALRHHSDGSVSLSGHLQPPPVTTEQHGARYACRIHHPSLPASGRSAEVTLEVAGLSGPSLEDSVGLFLSAFLLLGLFKALGWAESRVRALTAILWKPPSSLAQASVVAP
- the TAPBP gene encoding tapasin isoform 1 precursor (isoform 1 precursor is encoded by transcript variant 1; The RefSeq protein has 1 substitution compared to this genomic sequence) produces the protein MKSLSLLLAVALGLATAVSAGPAVIECWFVEDASGKGLAKRPGALLLRQGPGEPPPRPDLDPELYLSVHDPAGALQAAFRRYPRGAPAPHCEMSRFVPLPASAKWASGLTPAQNCPRALDGAWLMVSISSPVLSLSSLLRPQPEPQQEPVLITMATVVLTVLTHTPAPRVRLGQDALLDLSFAYMPPTSEAASSLAPGPPPFGLEWRRQHLGKGHLLLAATPGLNGQMPAAQEGAVAFAAWDDDEPWGPWTGNGTFWLPTVQPFQEGTYLATIHLPYLQGQVTLELAVYKPPKVSLMPATLARAAPGEAPPELLCLVSHFYPSGGLEVEWELRGGPGGRSQKAEGQRWLSALRHHSDGSVSLSGHLQPPPVTTEQHGARYACRIHHPSLPASGRSAEVTLEVAGLSGPSLEDSVGLFLSAFLLLGLFKALGWAAVYLSTCKDSKKKAE